A genomic segment from Janibacter sp. DB-40 encodes:
- a CDS encoding sodium:proton antiporter: MISDPASYLALVTALGVACQVLAWAVRIPSILILLIVGFGLGQVVTPDAVLGREVLFSGVSLAVGIILFEGSLSLRLSDISDLGRSTVRLCTVTVAIAWALITLTGWLLGFPLELALLVGAVLVVTGPTVIGPILRQLRPTRRIAALLRWEGIVVDPIGAILAVLVFQAVLARTSADPVSAVLTSLGTTIVTAVLIALVLGVLLEQAIKRHLVPDFLHGAVFLAAAVGAFALSNSIESESGLLTVTIMGVFLANRPNLHLEHVTQFKEHLQVLLVGILFIVLAGRVSPEAVVEVAPVAAVFVLALVLAVRPLSVFLGLVGTGATKEERRLLAFMAPRGIVAAAVVSIFALELAHAAERASDPEHAARLEHLGTEAAQMVPLVFLVIVATVAIYGLGVGRLAERLGLATTSPQGVILAGGDEWIVRVAKALGDVGVDVVIVTVYRAALQRARMAGMRVEMANLLSDYVVRDMDLAGLKTFVAATDQDERNTIAAREFSHFLGRAHVFQLAVAPAEHVGADRTETASHLTARTPFAPALEYKELTERAKHMDVRRTSLTAKYTYEDFRRMYGGRAIALFTVRGREVGVVTEKSSLEGELTLISLVPRED; the protein is encoded by the coding sequence TGATCAGCGACCCGGCGAGCTACCTCGCGCTCGTGACCGCACTGGGCGTGGCCTGCCAGGTCCTCGCCTGGGCCGTGCGCATCCCCTCGATCCTCATCCTGCTGATCGTCGGCTTCGGCCTCGGCCAGGTGGTGACCCCCGACGCGGTCCTCGGACGGGAGGTCCTCTTCAGCGGCGTGAGCCTCGCCGTCGGGATCATCCTCTTCGAGGGCAGCCTGTCACTGCGGCTGAGCGACATCAGCGACCTGGGACGAAGCACCGTGCGGCTGTGCACCGTCACCGTGGCCATCGCCTGGGCGCTGATCACGCTGACCGGGTGGCTGCTGGGCTTCCCACTGGAGCTGGCGCTGCTCGTCGGCGCCGTCCTCGTGGTCACCGGACCGACGGTCATCGGCCCGATCCTGCGCCAGCTGCGCCCGACCCGGCGCATCGCCGCGCTGCTGCGGTGGGAGGGCATCGTCGTCGACCCCATCGGGGCGATCCTCGCCGTCCTCGTCTTCCAGGCCGTCCTGGCCAGGACCTCGGCCGACCCCGTCAGCGCGGTCCTGACCTCGCTCGGGACGACCATCGTCACCGCGGTCCTCATCGCCCTGGTCCTCGGCGTCCTGCTCGAGCAGGCCATCAAGCGCCACCTCGTGCCCGACTTCCTCCACGGTGCGGTCTTCCTCGCTGCCGCGGTCGGTGCGTTCGCCCTCTCCAACTCCATCGAGTCGGAGAGCGGGCTGCTCACGGTGACGATCATGGGCGTCTTCCTGGCCAACCGTCCCAACCTCCACCTCGAGCACGTCACCCAGTTCAAGGAGCACCTGCAGGTGCTCCTCGTCGGCATCCTCTTCATCGTGCTCGCCGGCCGCGTCTCGCCCGAGGCCGTGGTGGAGGTCGCGCCCGTCGCGGCGGTCTTCGTCCTGGCCCTCGTCCTCGCCGTCCGTCCCCTGAGCGTCTTCCTCGGGCTCGTGGGAACCGGCGCCACGAAGGAGGAGCGGCGCCTGCTCGCCTTCATGGCGCCGCGGGGCATCGTCGCCGCCGCCGTGGTGAGCATCTTCGCCCTCGAGCTCGCCCATGCGGCCGAGCGTGCGTCCGACCCCGAGCACGCGGCCCGCCTCGAGCACCTCGGGACGGAGGCCGCCCAAATGGTGCCCCTGGTCTTCCTCGTCATCGTCGCCACGGTCGCCATCTACGGGCTCGGCGTGGGCCGGCTCGCCGAGCGGCTCGGGCTGGCGACGACCTCGCCCCAGGGGGTCATCCTCGCCGGTGGCGACGAGTGGATCGTGCGCGTGGCCAAGGCGCTCGGCGACGTCGGGGTGGACGTCGTCATCGTCACCGTCTACCGCGCGGCGCTGCAGCGGGCCCGGATGGCCGGGATGCGGGTCGAGATGGCCAACCTGCTCAGTGACTACGTCGTGCGCGACATGGACCTCGCGGGCCTGAAGACCTTCGTCGCCGCCACCGATCAGGACGAGCGCAACACCATCGCGGCCCGCGAGTTCTCGCACTTCCTGGGACGGGCGCACGTGTTCCAGCTGGCCGTTGCGCCCGCCGAGCACGTCGGCGCCGACCGCACGGAGACGGCCTCGCACCTGACCGCGCGCACCCCCTTCGCCCCCGCCCTGGAGTACAAGGAGCTCACCGAGCGGGCGAAGCACATGGACGTGCGGCGCACCTCGCTGACGGCGAAGTACACCTACGAGGACTTCCGGAGGATGTACGGCGGCAGGGCCATCGCCCTCTTCACCGTGCGTGGTCGCGAGGTCGGTGTCGTCACCGAGAAGTCCTCGCTCGAGGGGGAGCTCACCCTCATCTCGCTCGTGCCGCGGGAGGACTGA